One genomic segment of Calonectris borealis chromosome 18, bCalBor7.hap1.2, whole genome shotgun sequence includes these proteins:
- the OGFOD2 gene encoding 2-oxoglutarate and iron-dependent oxygenase domain-containing protein 2 isoform X2: MSAGRPFLACACFFSDNVFVGRYGLHVRYRDEGQLRRDHGRALRERGCRSEEDFRAALREIEAEVQRRKQLIHQSVERKAIISKCYKQEHPEVYILQVDKIVRYCTSPDAHLHGLLCYVESFSDKRIYRLPVFTEEFCQAFVDELENFERSDMPKGRPNTMNNYGVLLNELGMDEAFITPLREKYLRPITALLYPDLGGACLDSHKAFVVKYSLHEDLDLSSHYDNAEVTLNVSLGKDFTEGNLYFGDFSQDPTPVPKYIEIEHVGAQGLLHRGGQIHGALPIASGERWNLIIWMRSSAIRNQLCPMCNKKPELVEAEGFGDGFTEPLEDDVPETVNLCSLW; this comes from the exons ATGTCCGCGGGCCGCCCGTTCCTGGCCTGCGCCTGCTTCTTCTCGGACAACGTCTTCGTGGGGCGCTACGGGCTGCACGTCCGGTACCGGGACGAGGGGCAGCTCCGCCGCGACCACGGGCGG GcgctgcgggagcggggctgccggaGCGAGGAGGACTTCAGAGCCGCGCTGCGGGAG ATTGAGGCAGaagtgcagagaagaaaacagttaATTCATCAGTCAGTGGAACGCAAAGCCATCATCTCAAAGTGCTACAAACAAGAACACCCAGAAGTGTACATTCTGCAGGTAGACA AAATCGTGAGATACTGCACATCGCCGGATGCGCATCTCCATGGCCTCCTGTGCTACGTCGAGTCCTTCTCAG ATAAGAGGATCTATCGACTCCCAGTGTTCACAGAGGAATTCTGCCAAGCCTTTGTGGATGAGCTGGAGAACTTTGAGCGGTCAGACATGCCTAAAGGCAGGCCCAACACTATGAATAACTATGGG GTTTTGCTAAATGAGCTTGGGATGGATGAAGCATTCATCACACCCCTGCGTGAAAAATACCTGCGGCCCATAACGGCACTGCTTTATCCCGACTTGGGAGGCGCTTGTCTGGACAGCCATAAGGCATTTGTTGTCAAGTACTCGCTACACGAAGATCTGGATTTGAGCTCTCACTATGACAATGCAGAAGTCACCCTAAACGTTTCACTGGGAAAAGACTTCACAGAAGGCAACTTGTACTTTGGGGATTTCAGCCAG GATCCTACCCCCGTGCCAAAGTACATAGAGATCGAACATGTGGGAGCCCAGGGGCTGTTACACCGAGGAGGGCAGATCCACGGGGCGCTTCCCATTGCCTCCGGGGAACGCTGGAACCTCATTATTTGGATGAGATCATCTGCCATCCGCAACCAGCTCTGCCCCATGTGCAACAAGAAACCCGAGCTGGTGGAAGCAGAGGGGTTTGGAGACGGGTTCACAGAACCTCTTGAAGATGACGTGCCCGAGACTGTGAATCTCTGTTCCTTGTGGTAG
- the OGFOD2 gene encoding 2-oxoglutarate and iron-dependent oxygenase domain-containing protein 2 isoform X1 encodes MSAGRPFLACACFFSDNVFVGRYGLHVRYRDEGQLRRDHGRALRERGCRSEEDFRAALREIEAEVQRRKQLIHQSVERKAIISKCYKQEHPEVYILQDSFLAPNFLEIVRYCTSPDAHLHGLLCYVESFSDKRIYRLPVFTEEFCQAFVDELENFERSDMPKGRPNTMNNYGVLLNELGMDEAFITPLREKYLRPITALLYPDLGGACLDSHKAFVVKYSLHEDLDLSSHYDNAEVTLNVSLGKDFTEGNLYFGDFSQDPTPVPKYIEIEHVGAQGLLHRGGQIHGALPIASGERWNLIIWMRSSAIRNQLCPMCNKKPELVEAEGFGDGFTEPLEDDVPETVNLCSLW; translated from the exons ATGTCCGCGGGCCGCCCGTTCCTGGCCTGCGCCTGCTTCTTCTCGGACAACGTCTTCGTGGGGCGCTACGGGCTGCACGTCCGGTACCGGGACGAGGGGCAGCTCCGCCGCGACCACGGGCGG GcgctgcgggagcggggctgccggaGCGAGGAGGACTTCAGAGCCGCGCTGCGGGAG ATTGAGGCAGaagtgcagagaagaaaacagttaATTCATCAGTCAGTGGAACGCAAAGCCATCATCTCAAAGTGCTACAAACAAGAACACCCAGAAGTGTACATTCTGCAG GATTCATTCCTGGCCCCAAATTTTCTAGAAATCGTGAGATACTGCACATCGCCGGATGCGCATCTCCATGGCCTCCTGTGCTACGTCGAGTCCTTCTCAG ATAAGAGGATCTATCGACTCCCAGTGTTCACAGAGGAATTCTGCCAAGCCTTTGTGGATGAGCTGGAGAACTTTGAGCGGTCAGACATGCCTAAAGGCAGGCCCAACACTATGAATAACTATGGG GTTTTGCTAAATGAGCTTGGGATGGATGAAGCATTCATCACACCCCTGCGTGAAAAATACCTGCGGCCCATAACGGCACTGCTTTATCCCGACTTGGGAGGCGCTTGTCTGGACAGCCATAAGGCATTTGTTGTCAAGTACTCGCTACACGAAGATCTGGATTTGAGCTCTCACTATGACAATGCAGAAGTCACCCTAAACGTTTCACTGGGAAAAGACTTCACAGAAGGCAACTTGTACTTTGGGGATTTCAGCCAG GATCCTACCCCCGTGCCAAAGTACATAGAGATCGAACATGTGGGAGCCCAGGGGCTGTTACACCGAGGAGGGCAGATCCACGGGGCGCTTCCCATTGCCTCCGGGGAACGCTGGAACCTCATTATTTGGATGAGATCATCTGCCATCCGCAACCAGCTCTGCCCCATGTGCAACAAGAAACCCGAGCTGGTGGAAGCAGAGGGGTTTGGAGACGGGTTCACAGAACCTCTTGAAGATGACGTGCCCGAGACTGTGAATCTCTGTTCCTTGTGGTAG
- the OGFOD2 gene encoding 2-oxoglutarate and iron-dependent oxygenase domain-containing protein 2 isoform X3: MPKGRPNTMNNYGVLLNELGMDEAFITPLREKYLRPITALLYPDLGGACLDSHKAFVVKYSLHEDLDLSSHYDNAEVTLNVSLGKDFTEGNLYFGDFSQDPTPVPKYIEIEHVGAQGLLHRGGQIHGALPIASGERWNLIIWMRSSAIRNQLCPMCNKKPELVEAEGFGDGFTEPLEDDVPETVNLCSLW; encoded by the exons ATGCCTAAAGGCAGGCCCAACACTATGAATAACTATGGG GTTTTGCTAAATGAGCTTGGGATGGATGAAGCATTCATCACACCCCTGCGTGAAAAATACCTGCGGCCCATAACGGCACTGCTTTATCCCGACTTGGGAGGCGCTTGTCTGGACAGCCATAAGGCATTTGTTGTCAAGTACTCGCTACACGAAGATCTGGATTTGAGCTCTCACTATGACAATGCAGAAGTCACCCTAAACGTTTCACTGGGAAAAGACTTCACAGAAGGCAACTTGTACTTTGGGGATTTCAGCCAG GATCCTACCCCCGTGCCAAAGTACATAGAGATCGAACATGTGGGAGCCCAGGGGCTGTTACACCGAGGAGGGCAGATCCACGGGGCGCTTCCCATTGCCTCCGGGGAACGCTGGAACCTCATTATTTGGATGAGATCATCTGCCATCCGCAACCAGCTCTGCCCCATGTGCAACAAGAAACCCGAGCTGGTGGAAGCAGAGGGGTTTGGAGACGGGTTCACAGAACCTCTTGAAGATGACGTGCCCGAGACTGTGAATCTCTGTTCCTTGTGGTAG
- the ARL6IP4 gene encoding ADP-ribosylation factor-like protein 6-interacting protein 4 encodes MMAHSQSRKRSRSRSKSNSRSRQERKEKKKRKSSKDSRRGSSSPPRKRTSGSHRHKSSSAAAREEKKKEGKDKKKRKASTSSSETASSSTSSSSSSSSSSSSDDSSDSDSKTKKSRHSKKKRAKQKDKKKKKKRIKKKSKKKSKERAKEEKAKGEVVPGPSLEQWQKESLVDSGPVLTDEQKSRIQAMKPMTKEEWDARQSVIRRVVDPETGRTRLIKGDGEVLEEIVSKERHKEINKQATRGDGLAFQARTGMLQ; translated from the exons ATGATGGCCCACAGCCAGTCTCGGAAGCGATCGCGAAGCAGGAGCAAAAGCAATTCTCGGAGCagacaggagaggaaggagaagaaaaagaggaaaagcagcaaggaCTCACGCCGGGGCAGCAGCTCTCCTCCGAGGAAGCGGACCTCTGGGTCTCACAGACACAAGTCGAGCTCAGCGGCAGCTAGGGAAG aaaagaagaaagaaggaaaggacaaaaagaagaggaaggcaagtacctcttcctctgagacaGCATCTTCATCCACCAGCTCCTCCtcgtcttcctcttcctccagctcttctgATGACTCCAGTGACAGTGACTCCAAAACGAAGAAGAGTCGACACAGCAAAAAAAAGCGAGCGAAACAGAaagacaagaagaagaagaagaagagaataaagaagaaatcaaaaaagAAGTCAAAGGAAAGGGCTAAGGAGGAGAAAGCCAAGGGAGAAGTGGTGCCCGGCCCCTCGCTGGAGCAGTGGCAGAAGGAGTCACTGGTGGACTCTGGACCAG TTTTGACAGACGAACAAAAATCCCGAATCCAGGCTATGAAGCCAATGACAAAGGAAGAATGGGACGCGAGGCAGAGTGTCATAAGGAGAGTTGTGGATCCCGAAACAGGGAGAACCAG GCTTATTAAGGGAGACGGAGAAGTACTAGAAGAAATCGTCAGCAAGGAGAGACACAAGGAGATTAACAAG CAAGCCACCCGGGGGGACGGGCTGGCCTTCCAGGCGAGGACGGGGATGCTGCAGTGA